A window from Schistosoma haematobium chromosome 3, whole genome shotgun sequence encodes these proteins:
- the PYD2 gene encoding dihydropyrimidinase (EggNog:ENOG41KOG2584~COG:F~MEROPS:MER0030149) — MPDASAISKPLLLKGGTVVNHDVSFKSDVLIDNGIIQAVGENFSYPNGTEIIDVSNKLLLPGGIDLDCHIGVATSNDPIADTYLSSGKAALFGGTTTIVNTVNAYPGESLIDAYEQFVSSAHESLACDYGVCLRLAGFSSEMNNELNTLVQDKGVLLFSVRVGSKSSSVVDNEQCIINEEEFCYFLKACRQLGALPMLEAATSVSLAEKLSSDVQINCPDIGPEVNLLVSPEEAEANSILQGSLFSQYAGFCCPLLISRIHSKAALNCFIEQRRMCRGILFGQTSIPAIAIPLSLINCDDHPDDMLTHSKNWAVAASYMCDPPLRPDTYLSRRLLTHLVSEDLTCVGSGHRAITTAVRAAFGSKSAVHIPRGIASLGYRMVALWHFGVESGFLDPCTFVKVTSSNPARLINVYPQKGRIEVGSDADILVWSNSYKQDVLKNILPDGVPNLFSNTAYHSGPEVVILRGHIAVHNTEFSNNTSTHGKLLVCRPFSHYVYARVDSVERSVNSEFKMLQREPYVGNAVSITTETSNDNKEGYYFRKEYYDNIPRVALPPGQRKIHTSVKTAQPPGGSSNAFWSNE, encoded by the exons ATGCCGGATGCTTCTGCT ATTTCCAAACCACTGTTGCTTAAAGGAGGCACAGTCGTGAACCATGACGTATCTTTCAAATCAGATGTTTTAATTGATAATGGTATTATTCA GGCTGTTGGTGAAAACTTTAGCTACCCCAACGGCACAGAAATTATCGACGtaagtaataaattattattacctg GCGGAATTGACTTGGACTGTCACATTGGTGTCGCAACCTCAAATGACCCTATAGCTGATACTTACCTCTCTTCAGGAAAAGCAGCTCTTTTTGGTGGTACAACTACAATTG TAAACACGGTTAATGCTTATCCTGGGGAATCACTAATAGACGCATATGAACAGTTTGTATCATCAGCCCATGAAAGCCTAGCATGCGATTATGGTGTATGCTTGCGGTTGGCTGGCTTCTCATCAGAAATGAACAACGAGCTGAATACTTTAGTTCAAGATAAAGGAGTGCTGCTATTTTCCGTTCGTGTGGGTTCAAAATCTTCATCTGTGGTAGATAATGAACAGTGTATTATCAATGAAGAAGAATTTTGTTATTTCTTAAAGGCATGTCGACAACTAGGAGCGTTGCCAATGCTTGAAGCAGCTACTTCTGTGTCGTTAGCTGAGAAATTATCCTCAGACGTGCAAATCAATTGTCCCGATATTGGTCCAGAAGTCAATTTATTGGTTTCACCGGAAGAAGCTGAGGCAAATAGTATATTGCAAGGATCTTTGTTTTCACAATATGCAGGATTTTGTTGTCCGCTTTTAATTTCTAGAATTCATAGTAAAGCAGCACTAAATTGCTTCATTGAACAGCGCCGTATGTGTAGAGGTATATTATTTGGACAAACTAGTATTCCCGCAATAGCTATTCCTCTTTCTTTAATAAACTGTGATGATCATCCTGACGACATGTTGACCCATTCAAAGAATTGGGCTGTTGCTGCTAGTTACATGTGCGACCCTCCATTACGACCAGATACTTATCTTAGCCGAAGGTTGCTGACTCACCTCGTCTCTGAAGACTTGACTTGCGTTGGTTCAGGTCATCGGGCAATAACCACTGCAGTTCGTGCAGCTTTTGGATCAAAAAGTGCTGTACATATACCTCGTGGTATAGCATCTTTGGGCTATAGAATGGTTGCCTTATGGCATTTTGGTGTTGAAAGTGGATTTTTGGATCCTTGTACGTTCGTCAAAGTAACTAGCTCTAATCCTGCAagattaattaatgtttatccTCAGAAAGGCAGAATAGAAGTAGGTTCCGACGCCGATATATTAGTTTGGTCAAACTCCTATAAGCAAGACGTTTTGAAAAACATTTTACCCGATGGTGTACCTAACCTATTTTCTAACACTGCTTATCATTCGGGACCTGAAGTGGTTATATTACGTGGTCATATTGCTGTTCATAATACCGAGTTTTCAAATAACACTTCCACTCATGGGAAACTGCTTGTTTGCCGACCATTTTCTCATTATGTGTATGCTCGTGTCGATTCAGTGGAAAGAAGTGTCAATTCCGAATTTAAAATGCTCCAACGCGAACCATACGTAGGAAATGCAGTTTCCATTACTACTGAAACTTCAAATGATAACAAGGAAGGGTACTACTTTCGGAAAGAATATTATGATAATATACCCAGAG tGGCCTTACCACCTGGTCAGAGGAAAATACACACGTCAGTTAAAACGGCTCAACCTCCCGGTGGTTCATCGAATGCGTTTTGGTCAAACGAATAG